Below is a genomic region from Lusitaniella coriacea LEGE 07157.
CACTCAAATCGAAGAAATTGGTCGCAAAATCGGCAAAATCAAATAAACTGCACTATTTACATTAGCAATGTCAAACCCAGCAAGACAAAAACGAATTCTCGTCATCGGAGCAGGATGGGCGGGACTCGGCGCAACCCATCACCTTGCCAAACAAGGCTACAACGTCACCCTCCTCGAAGCATCTCCCCATCCCGGCGGCTTAGTCGCAGGTTGGACAACTTCTGGAGGTCGTTCCGTCGAAGGCGGAATTCACGGCTTTTGGTATCCCTACCGCAACATCTTTCACCTCGTTGACGAACTCAAACTCTCACCCTTCACCCCCTTCACCCGTTCCGGGCAATATTCTCCCAACGGCCTAGAAGTCGAGTCCCCCCTCTTCCAAAACGAACCGCGACTCCCCACTCCCCTCGGAACCTTCCTCTACACCCACTTCAAACGCCTACCCCTCATTGACCGCCTTTCCGCTCTCCCCCTGCTTTATGCCGTTATTGATTTCGATAATTCCCACGATGCTTGGCAGCGTTACGACAAAGTGACCGCACGGGAACTCTTTAAACAATTTGGCGTTTCCGCCCGCCTCTACAAAGAAGCCTTTGAACCCATGCTGCTGGTTGGTTTGTTCGCCCCGCCAGAACAGTGCAGCGCCGCCGCAGCCTTGGGAATGCTCTACTACTTCATCTTGGCGCACCAGCCCGATTTTGATGTCGTTTGGTGTCGCGGAACCGTCGGCGAGAAAATCTTTCAACCTTGGGTACGGCAAATTGAGGATACGGGAGGGAAAGTTCTCACCAATCGACGAGTAACCGATATTCTTTTAGACAAAGAAGGGTATGCCAAAACAGTTATTTGTGGCGAGGAAAGGTTTGAAGCCGATGCCGTTATTTCTGCCGTTAGCGTGAGTGGAATTAAAAAGATCGTTTCCGGAAGTCAAACCTTAAATCAGTACCCGGAATTTCGCAACTTAGCAAACTTGGGAGGCATCGACGTTCTCGCCACTCGTCTCTGGTTTGACCGAATGGTTAATGTTCCTTTTGCTTCAAACGCTTGTTTTGGCTTTGACCCAACAACCGGATGGACATTTTTCGACCTCAACACATTGCACGACGAATATAAATACGAAACAGGTAGCGTTATTGAAGCAGATTTTTACCATGCCAATCAGTTACTTCCCATGACTGACGAGCAGATTGTAGAAAAAGTTCATCAAGATATCTCAACTTGCGTGCCGGGATTTCATTCAGCAAGAGTTATCGATTGCAGCATCATTCGCGTGCGCCAAGGCGTAACTCATTTTGCTCCCGGAAGCTATCAATATTTATTGCCCGCTAAAACCTCTATTGCCAATTTGTTTATGAGTGGAGATTGGATCGTAACTCGCCACGGTTCTTGGTCGCAAGAAAAAGCCTACATCACTGGATTAGAAGCAGCGAATTTAGTTATCGAACAATTTGG
It encodes:
- a CDS encoding hydroxysqualene dehydroxylase, whose product is MSNPARQKRILVIGAGWAGLGATHHLAKQGYNVTLLEASPHPGGLVAGWTTSGGRSVEGGIHGFWYPYRNIFHLVDELKLSPFTPFTRSGQYSPNGLEVESPLFQNEPRLPTPLGTFLYTHFKRLPLIDRLSALPLLYAVIDFDNSHDAWQRYDKVTARELFKQFGVSARLYKEAFEPMLLVGLFAPPEQCSAAAALGMLYYFILAHQPDFDVVWCRGTVGEKIFQPWVRQIEDTGGKVLTNRRVTDILLDKEGYAKTVICGEERFEADAVISAVSVSGIKKIVSGSQTLNQYPEFRNLANLGGIDVLATRLWFDRMVNVPFASNACFGFDPTTGWTFFDLNTLHDEYKYETGSVIEADFYHANQLLPMTDEQIVEKVHQDISTCVPGFHSARVIDCSIIRVRQGVTHFAPGSYQYLLPAKTSIANLFMSGDWIVTRHGSWSQEKAYITGLEAANLVIEQFGFGKEAEIIPIEPDEPHIQVARTINTSWRNLMQSFILDSRLP